One Primulina tabacum isolate GXHZ01 chromosome 10, ASM2559414v2, whole genome shotgun sequence DNA segment encodes these proteins:
- the LOC142504853 gene encoding prefoldin subunit 1, with the protein MAEEANRTAFLEIQGRMIETTGKLKQVLNQLRNKEGEKKRAYLTLEELKQLSDDTNAYKSVGRTFILEPKPVLMEEQEKKMKDSEDAIASLQTSKEYLEKQMAETENNLRELLQQDPSLARQIMAMSV; encoded by the exons ATGGCCGAAGAAGCAAATCGAACT GCATTTCTAGAAATCCAAGGTCGAATGATCGAAACTACCGGAAAATTGAAGCAG GTTCTGAATCAGCTGCGGAACAAGGAGGGGGAGAAGAAGCGGGCTTACTTGACCTTGGAGGAGCTTAAGCAGTTGTCTGATGATACCAATGCGTATAAATCTGTTGGCAGAAC ATTTATTTTGGAGCCCAAACCAGTGTTGATGGAAGAGCAAGAAAAGAAGATGAAAGACAGTGAGGATGCTATTGCCTCCTTGCAG ACGTCGAAGGAATACTTGGAAAAGCAGATGGCTGAGACAGAGAACAACCTGAGAGAGCTGTTGCAACAAGATCCTAGTCTTGCTCGACAAATAATGGCTATGTCTGTATAA